Proteins found in one Pseudoxanthomonas sp. SL93 genomic segment:
- a CDS encoding peptidoglycan DD-metalloendopeptidase family protein: MQSHGGGNGRTQQFRERLGVLRDTALHQRVTQHLPAGRWTRRHWIHASLFTTIGVLMATIVPGFSNAIQAPASTPRATFTLDLPALSEARQSGIAGDSWQVVRVKPGQTMGEIFEELGIPAATLHRVLNNAGAKQALTRLKPGTEVAFDLPVTGNLRTLRYDRDSTSRVELTVGPDKVTERVIPRETTTRTVVLSGKVGRSLNRSARKAGLTAANINSLTDEIFKYDIDFNSDLGPEDRFSVVVEQTWREGELISTGPVQAATFTVDDKLHSGFRYSRPGGKPEYFTAAGRPLKKNFIRMPIPYARLSSKFGARRHPVLGTMRMHKGVDYAASTGTPIMAAGDARVQFAGWQGGYGRTVILDHGRGHTTLYGHMSRLGKIKQGQRIPQGTVIGYVGTTGLSTGPHLHYEFRINGVHRNPLSVTMPPPEPLSGPQLASFRTYTANALARIRTVEDIIYADVGPAEPEKAKVTASAKPAATKKGSGKG; this comes from the coding sequence ATGCAATCTCATGGGGGCGGCAACGGCCGCACGCAACAATTCCGGGAACGCCTTGGTGTACTTCGCGACACGGCGCTCCACCAGCGCGTGACACAACATCTGCCGGCAGGCCGCTGGACGCGCCGCCACTGGATCCACGCCAGTCTGTTCACCACCATCGGCGTGCTGATGGCGACCATCGTGCCCGGCTTCTCCAACGCCATCCAGGCCCCGGCCTCGACGCCGCGCGCGACCTTCACCCTGGACCTGCCGGCGCTGTCGGAAGCCCGCCAGAGCGGCATTGCCGGCGACAGCTGGCAGGTAGTCCGCGTGAAGCCTGGCCAGACGATGGGTGAGATCTTCGAAGAGCTTGGCATCCCGGCCGCCACCCTGCACCGCGTCCTAAACAACGCCGGTGCCAAGCAGGCATTGACGCGGTTGAAGCCGGGTACCGAGGTCGCCTTCGACCTGCCGGTCACCGGCAACCTGCGCACCCTGCGCTATGACCGCGACTCCACCAGCCGGGTGGAACTGACCGTCGGCCCCGACAAGGTCACCGAGCGCGTGATCCCGCGCGAAACCACCACCCGCACGGTGGTGTTGAGCGGCAAGGTGGGGCGTTCGTTGAACCGGTCGGCGCGCAAGGCCGGCCTGACCGCCGCCAACATCAACTCGCTGACCGACGAAATCTTCAAGTACGACATCGACTTCAATTCCGACCTGGGGCCGGAAGACCGCTTCAGCGTGGTGGTCGAGCAGACCTGGCGCGAAGGCGAACTGATCAGCACCGGGCCCGTGCAGGCCGCCACCTTCACGGTCGACGACAAGCTGCACTCCGGCTTCCGTTACAGCCGTCCGGGCGGCAAGCCCGAGTACTTCACCGCCGCGGGCCGGCCGCTCAAGAAGAACTTCATCCGCATGCCCATTCCGTATGCGCGGCTGAGCTCCAAGTTCGGTGCCCGCCGTCATCCGGTGCTGGGCACGATGCGCATGCACAAGGGCGTGGATTACGCCGCTTCCACCGGCACGCCGATCATGGCCGCCGGCGATGCGCGCGTGCAGTTCGCCGGCTGGCAGGGCGGCTATGGCCGCACCGTCATCCTCGACCACGGCCGCGGCCACACCACGCTGTACGGGCACATGTCGCGACTGGGCAAGATCAAGCAGGGCCAGCGCATCCCGCAGGGCACCGTGATCGGTTACGTCGGCACCACCGGTCTCTCAACCGGCCCGCACCTGCATTACGAATTCCGCATCAACGGTGTGCACCGCAATCCGCTGTCGGTGACCATGCCGCCGCCGGAACCACTGTCCGGCCCGCAGCTGGCCTCGTTCCGCACCTACACCGCCAATGCGCTGGCCCGCATCCGCACCGTCGAAGACATCATCTACGCCGATGTCGGTCCGGCCGAACCCGAAAAGGCCAAGGTCACCGCCTCGGCCAAGCCCGCCGCCACCAAGAAGGGCAGCGGCAAGGGCTGA
- the tyrS gene encoding tyrosine--tRNA ligase, whose protein sequence is MSLPEALALIGRGADEILKPEELEARLKLGRPLRVKAGFDPTAPDLHIGHTVLLNKMRQFQDLGHQVIFLIGDFTGMIGDPTGKNVTRKPLTRDDVLANAQTYADQVFKVLDKERTEVRFNSEWFGQMTAADMIRLAAQHTVARMLERDDFAKRYAAQQSIAIHEFLYPLVQGYDSVALKADVELGGTDQKFNLLMGRGLQEHHGQPPQIVLTMPLLEGLDGVQKMSKSLGNYIGISEPAIDIVTKTMKIGDELMWRWIELLSFEIGAAESTSLKQAVAGGGLNPRDVKLRLARELAARFHGADEAEKAVAGWHAVVRGEGDTSLLELKDVSVPAEGLRIGALLTAAGITPSNSEAARKLKERAVKIDGAVVEDPNTVLAPGFEGVLQVGKRNFARVRLVS, encoded by the coding sequence TTGTCCCTTCCTGAAGCCCTTGCCCTGATTGGCCGCGGCGCCGACGAAATCCTCAAGCCCGAAGAGCTGGAAGCCCGCCTCAAGCTGGGCCGTCCCCTGCGGGTCAAGGCGGGCTTCGACCCGACGGCGCCCGACCTGCACATCGGCCACACGGTCCTGCTGAACAAGATGCGGCAGTTCCAGGACCTGGGGCACCAGGTGATCTTCCTGATCGGCGACTTCACCGGGATGATCGGTGACCCCACCGGCAAGAACGTCACCCGCAAGCCGTTGACGCGCGACGACGTGCTGGCCAACGCCCAGACCTACGCCGACCAGGTATTCAAGGTGCTGGACAAGGAGCGCACCGAGGTGCGCTTCAATTCCGAATGGTTCGGCCAGATGACCGCCGCCGACATGATCAGGCTGGCCGCGCAGCACACCGTGGCCCGCATGCTGGAGCGCGATGATTTCGCAAAGCGCTACGCCGCGCAGCAGTCCATCGCCATCCACGAGTTCCTGTATCCGCTGGTGCAGGGTTACGACTCGGTGGCCCTGAAAGCCGACGTCGAGCTGGGCGGTACCGACCAGAAGTTCAACCTGCTGATGGGGCGCGGCCTGCAGGAGCACCACGGCCAACCGCCACAGATCGTGCTGACCATGCCGTTGCTGGAAGGCCTGGACGGCGTGCAGAAGATGTCCAAGTCGCTGGGCAACTACATCGGCATCAGCGAACCGGCCATCGACATCGTCACCAAGACCATGAAGATCGGCGATGAGCTGATGTGGCGCTGGATCGAGCTGTTGAGCTTCGAGATCGGCGCAGCCGAGTCCACTAGCCTCAAGCAGGCGGTGGCGGGCGGCGGCCTGAACCCCCGCGACGTCAAGCTGCGTCTGGCGCGGGAACTGGCCGCACGCTTCCATGGTGCCGATGAGGCGGAGAAGGCCGTTGCCGGCTGGCATGCCGTCGTCCGGGGCGAGGGCGATACCTCGCTGCTGGAGCTGAAGGATGTCAGCGTTCCGGCGGAGGGCCTGCGGATTGGGGCGCTGCTGACCGCTGCCGGCATTACCCCCAGCAATTCCGAAGCCGCCCGCAAGCTCAAGGAGCGGGCCGTGAAGATCGACGGCGCAGTGGTGGAAGATCCGAATACGGTCCTGGCGCCCGGCTTCGAGGGGGTGCTTCAAGTGGGCAAGCGCAACTTCGCCCGGGTGAGGCTGGTCTCCTGA
- a CDS encoding anhydro-N-acetylmuramic acid kinase: MTHATDVAVSELFLGLMSGTSADGIDAALVRFEGSGTALRCELVHARTLPWDAALRSALIALGQGADSVSLDELGALDSRAAMAFADAALSVLEDAGIPRGRVRAIGSHGQTIRHRPHAEPPFTWQLGDGNVIAERSGITTVADFRRRDVAAGGHGAPLMPAFHAALLGSPHEDRAVLNLGGIGNFTLLPVAGDVRGFDTGPANALMDGWCERHTGQAYDASGAFAASGQIDAALLARLLSEPWFALPPPKSTGREQFHLDWLEARLGSTPLAPADVQATLLELTARTVADALQMTQPTTRRVLVCGGGVRNPALMARLCAHLPQAVVESTAAHGLDPDYVEAMGFAWLARETLAGRPGNLPAVTGARGLRVLGAVYPA, from the coding sequence ATGACCCACGCCACCGACGTCGCCGTTTCCGAGCTGTTCCTGGGCCTGATGTCGGGCACCAGCGCCGATGGCATCGACGCGGCCTTGGTGCGATTCGAAGGCAGCGGCACGGCGCTGCGCTGCGAGCTGGTGCATGCCCGCACGCTGCCGTGGGATGCAGCGCTGCGCAGCGCGCTGATCGCGCTGGGGCAAGGGGCCGACAGCGTGTCGCTCGACGAACTGGGTGCGTTGGACAGCCGTGCCGCGATGGCATTCGCTGATGCCGCCCTGAGCGTGCTGGAAGACGCCGGCATCCCGCGCGGCCGCGTGCGCGCGATCGGCTCGCACGGGCAGACCATCCGCCATCGCCCGCATGCCGAGCCGCCGTTCACCTGGCAACTGGGCGACGGCAACGTCATTGCCGAACGCAGCGGCATCACCACCGTGGCCGACTTCCGCCGCCGCGACGTGGCCGCCGGCGGGCACGGGGCGCCGTTGATGCCCGCATTCCACGCCGCCCTGCTCGGCTCGCCGCACGAGGACCGCGCAGTGCTCAATCTGGGCGGGATCGGCAATTTCACCCTGCTGCCGGTTGCGGGGGACGTGCGCGGCTTCGATACCGGCCCGGCCAACGCGCTGATGGATGGCTGGTGCGAACGCCACACCGGCCAGGCCTACGATGCGTCGGGGGCGTTCGCCGCCAGCGGCCAGATCGACGCGGCACTGCTGGCACGCCTGCTGTCCGAGCCGTGGTTCGCGCTGCCGCCGCCGAAAAGCACTGGGCGCGAACAGTTCCACCTGGACTGGCTGGAAGCCCGTCTGGGCAGCACACCGCTGGCACCGGCCGACGTGCAGGCCACCCTGCTGGAACTGACCGCGCGCACCGTGGCCGATGCGCTGCAGATGACCCAGCCCACGACCCGCCGCGTGCTGGTCTGCGGTGGCGGCGTACGCAACCCGGCGTTGATGGCGCGCCTCTGTGCGCACCTGCCACAGGCCGTGGTGGAATCCACCGCAGCCCACGGGCTGGACCCGGACTACGTGGAGGCGATGGGCTTTGCGTGGCTGGCACGCGAGACCCTGGCCGGGCGACCCGGCAACCTGCCCGCCGTCACCGGCGCGCGCGGCCTGCGCGTGCTGGGCGCCGTGTACCCGGCGTAG